From Penaeus monodon isolate SGIC_2016 chromosome 42, NSTDA_Pmon_1, whole genome shotgun sequence, one genomic window encodes:
- the LOC119599241 gene encoding histidine-rich glycoprotein-like has product MKYLVFVFLVAAACASEVEKREAEPSTGYPFPPYGSHHSPHYHAGRYHPLHKRSAEPEAEAKPSNLYYPNYFHQTTVTATHHTITTRDLLKPSSVPINFHHHSSTPYQHIYTPYVNHTHKRSAEPSTTYHHYNHHYTPYVHHPHKRSAEPSTIYYPYYTTYSPYVHHPHKRSAEAKPTYHPAYDPYHYHGVTSGHGFHYRY; this is encoded by the exons ATGAAGTACTTG GTGTTTGTCTTCCTGGTGGCTGCCGCTTGTGCTTCTGAAgtggagaagcgagaggcggagccaagCACAGgctatccttttcctccttatgGTAGCCACCACAGCCCCCACTACCATGCTGGTCGTTACCATCCTCTTCACAAGAGGTCAGCTGAACCTGAGGCAGAGGCCAAACCTTCTAACCTTTACTATCCTAACTATTTCCACCAAACTACCGTTACAGCTACCCATCATACCATCACTACAAGAGATCTGCTAAAACCCAGTTCGGTCCCCATCAATTTCCACCACCACTCCTCCACCCCATACCAGCACATCTATACTCCCTACGTGAACCACACCCATAAGAGGTCAGCCGAGCCCTCTACCACCTACCACCACTACAACCACCACTATACCCCCTACGTGCACCATCCTCACAAGAGATCAGCCGAACCCTCTACCATCTACTACCCCTACTATACCACCTACAGCCCCTACGTGCACCACCCCCATAAGAGGTCTGCCGAAGCTAAGCCTACCTACCATCCCGCCTACGACCCCTACCATTACCATGGAGTCACCTCCGGTCACGGCTTCCATTACCGTTACTGA